One segment of Macrotis lagotis isolate mMagLag1 chromosome 1, bilby.v1.9.chrom.fasta, whole genome shotgun sequence DNA contains the following:
- the CLDN8 gene encoding claudin-8, with amino-acid sequence MAYFGLQIAGLILGGIGMVGTVAVTIMPQWRVSAFIGSNIVVFENLWEGLWMNCMRHANIRMQCKIYDSLLALSPDLQASRGLMCAASVMSFLAFMIAILGMKCVICTGNNEQVKGLILLTAGILFILTGIVVLIPVCWVAHAIIRDFYNPVVNTAQKRELGEALYLGWTTALVLIAGGTLFCCVFCCREKDSHYRYSIPSYHTTHKSYHSGKKSPSVYSKSQYV; translated from the coding sequence ATGGCTTACTTTGGTCTGCAAATAGCCGGACTAATACTAGGGGGCATCGGCATGGTGGGGACTGTGGCCGTGACTATCATGCCCCAGTGGAGAGTTTCTGCCTTCATCGGAAGCAACATTGTCGTTTTTGAAAACCTCTGGGAAGGCCTATGGATGAATTGCATGCGACATGCTAACATCAGGATGCAATGCAAAATCTATGACTCTCTGCTGGCTCTCTCTCCAGACCTGCAGGCCTCCAGGGGACTGATGTGTGCCGCCTCGGTCATGTCCTTCCTCGCTTTCATGATTGCCATCCTTGGAATGAAATGTGTAATTTGCACCGGGAACAATGAACAAGTCAAGGGTTTGATTCTGCTGACAGCTGGAATCCTCTTCATCCTCACAGGCATTGTGGTCCTGATCCCGGTGTGCTGGGTTGCCCACGCCATCATCAGGGATTTCTACAACCCAGTAGTGAACACAGCTCAGAAGCGAGAACTAGGAGAAGCTCTCTATCTCGGCTGGACCACAGCCCTGGTTCTCATTGCAGGAGGGACACTATTCTGTTGTGTTTTTTGTTGTAGGGAGAAAGACAGTCACTACAGATACTCGATACCATCCTATCACACGACCCACAAAAGTTATCACTCAGGGAAGAAATCGCCAAGTGTATACTCCAAAAGTCAATATGTCTAA